In Dryobates pubescens isolate bDryPub1 unplaced genomic scaffold, bDryPub1.pri scaffold_60_arrow_ctg1, whole genome shotgun sequence, a single window of DNA contains:
- the LOC128899774 gene encoding olfactory receptor 14A16-like encodes LALLDLGTISTTVPKSLSNSLRDTRDISYAGCAAQVFLFPFFIDAEFSLLMIMSYDRYVAICRPLHYETLLGSRVCVHMAAAAWGCGALNALLHTANTFSLPLCQGNAVDQFFCEIPQILKLSCSTSYLREFWLIVIAVSLAFGCFVFMVVSYVQIFRVVLRIPSQQGRHKAFATCLPHLAVVSLFISTSFFAYLKPSSISSPSLDLVVSVLYSVVPPAVNPLI; translated from the coding sequence ctcgccctccttgacctgggtaCCATCTCTACCACTGTGCCAAAATCCTTGTCcaattccctgagggacaccagggacatctcctatgcaggatgtgctgcacaagtatttctctttccctttttcattgATGCAGAGTTTTCCCTCCTCATGatcatgtcctacgatcgctatgttgccatctgcagacccctgcactatgagaccctcctgggcagcagagtttgtgtccacatggcagcagctgcctggggttgtGGGGCTCTCAATGCTCtactgcacacagccaatacattttccctgcccctctgccagggcaatgctgtggaccagttcttctgtgaaatcccccagatcctcaagctctcctgctccacatcctacctcagggagtTTTGGCTTATTGTCATTGCTGTCTCCCTAGcatttggttgttttgtgttcatggtggtgtcctatgtgcagatcttcagggtagtgctgaggatcccctctcagcagggacgccacaaagcttttgccacctgcctccctcacctggctgtggtctccctgtttatCAGTACTTCCttctttgcctacctgaagccctcctccatctcctccccatccctggacctggtggtgtcagttctgtactcagtggtgcctccagcagtgaaccctctcatc